The Magnetovibrio sp. PR-2 genome contains the following window.
ATCCGCATGTCATCTTTATTATCTTTGATCGCTTTTTCCAGCAATGCAATGCCACCTTCTTCATGCCCGGTTTTGATGTAGGACATAGCCAGATGGATCATCACATCATGATCATCTGGGTTTGTTTCGTGCAATGGTGCCAACAACGAAACGGCTTGCTGGTGCTTGCCTTTTTTGGCGCATGCAATGCCACGGTCGCGGAAAAACGCTTGCTTGGTGTCTTCGTCTACCTCAATCAAGGACTGGAAGCCCGAAACCAGATTGTTGGTTAGCTTCTTCACAACCAGTGCGCCGTGATGGGCATACATTTCTGCAGTGTGAAGAATGTTGTCTTTATCGATAGGTGGCATCTTGTTTCTC
Protein-coding sequences here:
- the mamA gene encoding magnetosome protein MamA, whose protein sequence is MPPIDKDNILHTAEMYAHHGALVVKKLTNNLVSGFQSLIEVDEDTKQAFFRDRGIACAKKGKHQQAVSLLAPLHETNPDDHDVMIHLAMSYIKTGHEEGGIALLEKAIKDNKDDMRITSVLGLTYAQLENHEKAIPLLKKAADASPEKFNLHYRLGVAYDNTGDHDSAIKAFKVALDLRPDEAKVLRSIGFAYEEKGDSDEALNYFKRANELAEL